From Corvus cornix cornix isolate S_Up_H32 chromosome 6, ASM73873v5, whole genome shotgun sequence, one genomic window encodes:
- the DPCD gene encoding protein DPCD: MAVPSWLERLRAARKTALVQDGKRKIHYLFEDGKEMAEEYDIKTGQLMSRKWREKNTLGGTGKWQVEVGEPTSPLLGALDSELITESSSNPIFMRKDTLSSFQWRIRNLPYPKEVYSVSVEEEQRCCVIRTTNKKYYKKFSIPDLDRYHLPLDAAALSFTHANNTLIITYQKPKEILAAEEQLQKELKKIKAANSGDGDCTTQ, encoded by the exons ATGGCGGTGCCGAGCTGGCTGGAGCGGCTGCGGGCGGCCCGCAAGACGGCGCTGGTGCAGGACG GGAAGCGGAAGATCCACTACTTGTTCGAGGATGGGAAGGAGATGGCCGAAGAGTACGACATTAAGACTGGCCAGTTAATGA gtaGAAAATGGCGAGAGAAGAACACCCTAGGGGGCACTGGCAAGTGGCAGGTGGAAGTGGGAGAGCCGACCTCGCCGCTTCTGGGAGCACTGGATTCAGAGCTTATAACAGAGAGCAGCTCAAAT CCTATCTTCATGAGGAAGGATACCCTGAGCAGCTTCCAGTGGCGGATCCGTAACCTTCCCTACCCCAAGGAGGTCTACAGTGTCTctgtggaggaggagcagcGCTGCTGTGTCATCCGGACCACCAACAAGAA GTACTATAAAAAGTTCTCTATTCCTGATCTGGACCGATACCACCTTCCCTTGGATGCAGCTGCCCTGAGCTTCACCCATGCCAACAACACCCTGATCATCACG TACCAGAAGCCGAAGGAGATCCTGgctgcagaagagcagctgcagaaggagctgaaGAAGATAAAGGCAGCTAACAGTGGAGATGGAGACTGTACAACTCAGTAG